Sequence from the Gemmatimonadota bacterium genome:
CTTTACGTTGTATCATGAAAAGGAGCGGAAGACCGATGAATACGGGCCTCGGAGCGCGCATCGAAACGACCGGACACATGACCCTGGAAGCCATCACCACGTCCATCACACACGAGCGTATCACCGAGCTGATCGAAGGGCTCGTCGCCATCCCGTCGGTCACGGGAAACGAACGGGCACTGGGCGACATGCTCCACGGGTTTTTCGGCGAGATCGGTCTTGTCGGGATCCACCGGATTCCGGTGGAGGATTCGGGCGACACCCTGGCCGTGCGAATTCCCGGCCGCGGGAACGGCCGTGCGTTCATGCTCAATTTCCACCAGGATACCTTCGATGCGTGCGATGGCTGGGAGACGGACCCGTGGTCGCCCGTGGTCAAAGACGGATGTCTGTACGGACTCGGCGCGCACGACATGAAGGCCGGGGCGGCGGCCGTGCTCGCCGCGGTGGAGGCCATCGTTCGGTCCGGGGCGGAACTGGCCGGCGACCTGATCGTCTCCGCCACGACCGACGAGGAGAACTGGTCCCGGGGCGCCCACGCCCTGATCGACAGCGGGCTGCTCGAGGGGTGCGAAGGCTGCCTCATTCCCGAACCCACGCCGCCGGGACGCCTGCGCATCGGTTCGCGGGGCCGTCACGTGATCAAAATCGACCTGGCGGGCAGGACGGCCCATGCCGCGTACACTGGAGAGGGCGTCAACGCCGTTCATGACGCCGCGACGATCATCACGGCCCTGGACCGGATCGAACTGGGCTGGAACGAGGAGTTCGAACTCGGCGGCACGATCTGCGTCATCGAAATCAGCGGGGGGAGAAACATCATCCTCGTGCCGGAACACGCGCGGGTCGTCCTCGACCGGCACATACTGCCCGGGCAGTCGATCGACAAGGCCGTGGAGGACATCGAGGCGGTGATCCGGTCCCTGCCGATCGCGTCCGAGTGGCGCGTCTCGTGGGACGACCGGCCCACGCCCGCGCCGGCGCCGTACATCGTGGATCCCGGATCGAAGTTCGTCCAGACCACCCGGAAACGGGTCGAGGAGCAACTCGGCCGGCCGGTGCGATACGCCCTGGCAAGGAGCGTGGCCGACACGAATCACTTTGCCGTGACCGGGGGCATCCCGACGCTGGTGTACGGACCCGAAGGGGGAAACACCTGCCAGGCCAACGAATTCGTAAATATCGAGTCCACCCTCCGTGTCGCGCGAGCCTATTGCGGCATCGTGATCGACATGCTGGGAGTCGCGCGTTAGCCCATCATGTTTCAACGCCTACTCATCGTCGCCTTATTTATAGTGGTCGCGATCCTGCTCGTTCGAACGATCGCGAACTGGTTCAACCGGGGAGGCTGGATCGGTAGGGGACAGTCGGAAATAAAGGGCAGTTGGGCGGTAGTCGAACCGCTGGGAAGGCTTGGTAGAGCCGCCGAACACACCCTGAAATCGTCGTTGAAGCTCGAAGACGAAAATGATGTGAAGAAGGTGGCGGTACTGTTCGACGTGGCGCACCGTACCGTCCGGGGCCTGCCTCTCGATGCCGACGAACTGCGTGTCCTGGCCGACGGGGCATCCGAGCCTGTCCGCGCCTTACTCTACCGGGACAAGGCAGTACACGCACCCGGGTGGCTGCTGTTCGCCGCGGATCGCGTGCAGGACGTCCACCCCGACATGTACGCGTACGAGGTCAAGCGGCTCACCCTTACGGCCTACCGGGAAATCTTTCCGTCGGACGGGGAAACGGTCCTCCCCCCGGAGCGGTCCCTGGCGCCGGTAGCGTACGGGACGCCGCCGCCGGTCGGCGATCAGTACGGCCACCTGGGCAGCCTGGGTGCGGAATATACCCGAGACGCGGCCTATGTCTCCCTGCTCGAGTGCCCGGCAGAGGCGCTGCCCGACGAGGCCATGGTGCCCCTGTTGCAGTTGCTGATCAAGACGGAGGACGAACCCGTACCGGATGGCGAGACCCCGGTCGACGAACTGCTGGCTCGATACGATGACCGCCTTTACGCGGCGGCCGTCCACGCCATGAACCGGCCGAAGCCGGCTGCAGCGGATGGTCCGCCTGCGCCGGATGGGAAAGACGGGCCAGCCGCAACGGACAGTCCGGACGGGCAGTCCGGACCGCCTGGATCGCCCAGACCGGGTGCGTACTCGCCCGCGCTGTTCCGGCTGATCGGCGCGTGGCCGCGGTCATCGGCGGAACCGCTGTTCCGCGCAGCCCTCGAATCGGGTTGGAATGACTGCGCGCGCTTTCTGCCTGAATCGGGATGGGCGCGGGACCT
This genomic interval carries:
- a CDS encoding M20/M25/M40 family metallo-hydrolase, whose amino-acid sequence is MNTGLGARIETTGHMTLEAITTSITHERITELIEGLVAIPSVTGNERALGDMLHGFFGEIGLVGIHRIPVEDSGDTLAVRIPGRGNGRAFMLNFHQDTFDACDGWETDPWSPVVKDGCLYGLGAHDMKAGAAAVLAAVEAIVRSGAELAGDLIVSATTDEENWSRGAHALIDSGLLEGCEGCLIPEPTPPGRLRIGSRGRHVIKIDLAGRTAHAAYTGEGVNAVHDAATIITALDRIELGWNEEFELGGTICVIEISGGRNIILVPEHARVVLDRHILPGQSIDKAVEDIEAVIRSLPIASEWRVSWDDRPTPAPAPYIVDPGSKFVQTTRKRVEEQLGRPVRYALARSVADTNHFAVTGGIPTLVYGPEGGNTCQANEFVNIESTLRVARAYCGIVIDMLGVAR